Genomic segment of Paenibacillus polymyxa:
TTATTTCTGATTTTCATGCAAGCTCTCTCCCTCTTTCAATGAAATCCAGATCAGGCACTTATCATCATCGCGATCCTGTGGCGTCTCATTACGAAAAAATGCATCCAGCATCGCTTCTTCGTTCCATTCCTCATACTTACGTAGACACTCAGTCAGATACTCCAACTGCTCCTCATATTCACCTTCCACCGCTTCCAGCAAGCCATCCGTATACAAAGCGATATGTCCAGTTCCTTCATAATGAATCGTGTGCATTTCTGCATCAATCTTATCAAACAAACCAACCGGGCTACATGCACGGTCAAATTTGGTAATGCTGCCATCCTGGTTGAACAGCAAACCGGGAGGATGTCCCGCATTTACATAGTCAATTCGCCGTGAACGGGTATCAATCACCATATAAATCGCCGTAAAATAATACTGTACCAGCTGCTTGCCCAGATCCAGTTGATTAAAACGACGATTCAGCTCTTGTATGACTTTCTCAGGCTCCACATATGTGGTCACCGTATCCTTAAGTACAGACGCAATGAACATGCAGAACAACGAGGAAGAAATGCCATGCCCCATCATATCAAGCAAAATGATGGCATATCGCCCCTCCCCTAACGGATACCATGAATATAAATCCCCTGCCAGTTCAAAGGAAGGCTGATAGAGCGCATTCACTTGCAGCACTTGGTCATGGATGGCAGGACTAAGCACCGCCTGCTGCACCATCGCGGCCAGCTTCAACTCATCCTGAATTCGCTGATCCCGATCCTTATGCCAATCCTTCTCCTGTTTGAGACGCAAGGCAGACCGGATTCGCGCCATGAGCTCTACCTTGTTGATCGGCTTCGTGACGTAATCGACGGCTCCCACATCTAGAGCTTCGGCCAATTTTTTGGAATCTCCTACCGCCGTTACCATAATAATCGGGATATCTTTTAAATGCTCATATTCCTGCACAATACTGCAAGCTTCAATGCCGTCCATTTCAGGCATCATCATATCCAGCAGCACCAGATCAATATCGGAAGGACGGGGCCGAAGACTAATGGTACGGTCGCCGATTCCCAGATGCTCCAACATTTCTGCGGCCGAGCTAGCAGAGATCACATCCCGATAATTTTCTTTTTTCAGTATTTCACGAATAATAATGACATTCGTCGGGTTATCGTCAACAATTAGAATTCTCATTGGCCTCTCCTTATCTGTAACTCATGTATTATACTATACCTGCTTAAACGGCAACACCCTTGTTGATTGGAAGTAGTGTTTCCGTAAGAAGGCATTCCAAAAACATAGATAAGGAATGAGGCTAAAACCCCATTCCTTATCTATGTTTTTGGAGGACCCGCGAAACACTTGTGCTGCGGTCAACATCCTCTTTTTCGAATCTAATGTCACTCTGCTTTTATGTTGAACAGCAATATCACGCTTTTTTAGCAATGACCAGCACTTTACCCTGATCCAGTTCTTTTTCATAAAAGTCAGCTTCGGTATCTGTAAATCCCAAAGAAGTAATTTTAGCGCGAAGCTCATCGCCACGGGAACGGAACAAGTTGGCTAATGAATCGAAAACGCCCTCTTCCTTAATCCCGATTTCCTTGGCATCCACCGTATCGGCAATACGATCTGTCCGATCCTGATCATGAGCGAGCACGAACACATCCTCATAACGATAGCCCGTGTTACGCAACTCATTTACTGCTTCAACGGCTTGTACACCGTTATCTACCACTTTGGCATAAGATTTATGATTGGTCTGATTCATGTTTCTCACGCTCCTTTAAGGATTGACTTCTCTGACTATTACACTTCACATATCCATTTGAAACTTCCATGTTATGTCACGCCTCGTAAAAATCGATTACCACTCCGTTTCATCAAAAAACTCAACATACTTAGGTTTATCAGACGTCTCATCCATAAACACTTTGATTGCACGTTGTCCGCGTACATAGACCTCTCCGTCTTCCGCCGTGAATTGCGAGCCACCCAGCGCCTGATCCAGCGTTTTCCGTTGCAGCGGCAGCCACTTATCATTTACCTTGATTCGACCAGCAGCAGGATCTACATGCACATAAGAAACGACGTCCTCACGCATACCTACGACAACATCTGGATATTGGTATTCTGTAGAAAGCAGCAGCGTATCTTTTTTGACTCGTATTGGCTTACCCAGTTTTTTTAATACATCCGCACGGGTATCATCCAGAGATATGCCATTTAAGGTATGAAAATCTGCTGGTACAGCATGTGGAGTGGGTATCGTCTGCACAGTCCTAACCATATGCCCCGCTGTTTGCGGGGAAACGGTTTGCTGAACCGTATCCTGTCCGGAAAAGGGAGTGAGCAAACCAGCAGCTAGTAATAACGTCTTCATCATAAATCTCACCCTTTCAATGAATTTCCTGTAGTTTACGGTTCAGCCACTATGCTACTGACGC
This window contains:
- a CDS encoding general stress protein, with translation MNQTNHKSYAKVVDNGVQAVEAVNELRNTGYRYEDVFVLAHDQDRTDRIADTVDAKEIGIKEEGVFDSLANLFRSRGDELRAKITSLGFTDTEADFYEKELDQGKVLVIAKKA
- a CDS encoding PP2C family protein-serine/threonine phosphatase, which produces MRILIVDDNPTNVIIIREILKKENYRDVISASSAAEMLEHLGIGDRTISLRPRPSDIDLVLLDMMMPEMDGIEACSIVQEYEHLKDIPIIMVTAVGDSKKLAEALDVGAVDYVTKPINKVELMARIRSALRLKQEKDWHKDRDQRIQDELKLAAMVQQAVLSPAIHDQVLQVNALYQPSFELAGDLYSWYPLGEGRYAIILLDMMGHGISSSLFCMFIASVLKDTVTTYVEPEKVIQELNRRFNQLDLGKQLVQYYFTAIYMVIDTRSRRIDYVNAGHPPGLLFNQDGSITKFDRACSPVGLFDKIDAEMHTIHYEGTGHIALYTDGLLEAVEGEYEEQLEYLTECLRKYEEWNEEAMLDAFFRNETPQDRDDDKCLIWISLKEGESLHENQK